One genomic window of Salmo salar chromosome ssa12, Ssal_v3.1, whole genome shotgun sequence includes the following:
- the LOC106565027 gene encoding CMP-N-acetylneuraminate-beta-galactosamide-alpha-2,3-sialyltransferase 2, producing MLFKRKLCLFALFGGILFVMIATHTIQKNNILSMTLMETHATSRTVQVHAVNRTWAPPSATVPSPDRICGCPSCIADMEVSEWFAQHYDPQQQPFLTDGDNNMDPLALKWWLALQRSTDERTIYEVVQKMFQVIAPPAVDVQPKQAQCRKCAVVGNSGNLLGSQYGSLIDSHNSVIRMNKATTAGFEADVGNRTTHHFMYPESAVDIAPGVHLVLLPFKLRDLQWVASALSTGEIKATYMRVKGRVQADKNRVIVVNPAFFKYTHDRWTERHGRYPSTGMLAVIFSLHICDEVSVFGYGADQQGNWHHYWEDNKYAGAFRKTGVHNADFETEVIQKLDTEGKIKLHKR from the exons ATGCTCTTCAAGAGGAAGTTGTGCCTGTTTGCTCTGTTTGGTGGGATTCTCTTTGTCATGATTGCCACCCACACCATTCAGAAGAACAACATCCTGTCTATGACTTTGATGGAGACCCATGCCACCTCCAGGACTGTGCAAGTTCACGCTGTTAACCGAACATGGGCTCCACCGAGTGCCACTGTGCCCAGCCCGGACAGGATATGTGGGTGTCCGTCCTGCATAGCGGACATGGAGGTCTCGGAGTGGTTCGCTCAGCACTATGACCCCCAGCAGCAGCCCTTTCTCACAGACGGAGACAACAACATGGACCCCCTGGCCCTGAAGTGGTGGCTG GCTTTGCAGCGGTCCACCGATGAGCGAACGATATACGAGGTGGTCCAGAAGATGTTCCAGGTCATCGCTCCCCCTGCCGTGGATGTCCAACCCAAACAAGCTCAGTGCAGGAAGTGTGCAGTGGTGGGGAACTCAGGAAACCTGCTCGGCTCTCAATACGGCTCCTTGATAGACTCACATAACAGTGTCATAAG GATGAATAAAGCCACCACAGCAGGGTTTGAAGCCGACGTGGGCAACAGAACGACGCACCACTTCATGTACCCTGAGAGTGCAGTGGACATCGCCCCTGGGGTCCACCTCGTTCTGCTGCCCTTTAAACTCCGCGATCTACAGTGGGTGGCCAGTGCCCTTTCGACAGGAGAGATCAAAGC GACATACATGAGGGTGAAAGGTCGAGTACAGGCTGACAAGAACAGG GTTATAGTGGTGAATCCAGCGTTCTTTAAGTACACCCACGACCGGTGGACAGAGCGCCATGGCAGATACCCTTCCACGGGCATGCTGGCCGTTATATTTTCCCTTCACATCTGCGATGAG GTGTCTGTGTTTGGCTATGGAGCTGACCAACAGGGGAACTGGCACCACTACTGGGAGGACAACAAGTATGCTGGTGCGTTTAGGAAAACTGGGGTGCACAATGCTGATTTTGAGACGGAGGTTATCCAAAAGCTGGACACAGAGGGCAAAATTAAGCTGCACAAGAGATGA